Genomic DNA from uncultured Methanospirillum sp.:
TACCAGAGGTCATATGCGCCCCTAATTATTCAGGGTGCCAGAACGAAATCCTTGGCGTGTAGTCAGGCAGTCAGATGTAATGCGTTCAGATACCGGTCTCTCGTAAGATGCGTGAAATTCAGGCTTAACCTGTGATCAGTCACAGGCAATGGGCCGCATCGTCCACCCTTGCCGAAATCACATCCCACTATATCAGCCCATTGCGATGAACGCAATCCTGTCACTCCACAGAAATTTTATTTTTCTGCGATTTGACCGTCAAATATACAGGTACATAAAAATACCTATAGATTCAGGCTTCATACATATGAGAGAAAAAGAGTAATAAAGGTATTGCCATCAGGAAACTTCATTCAAAGTAAAGATCCCCATCATCTTTGATGTAGACCTCGATCGGATTTCGAACATACCGTGAACGGTTCTTTTCAGGGATCTCATCACGAATCCGGTTCATCAGTTGAACCGTATCATACTTTACCTTAATACCAATCTTTTCTGCTTCATCAAATATTTGCTGAACAGACTCTAGCAGATCCTGACCCTTACCAATTGTGCAGAGATGACGTGAATCCAGACTGTGAAAGAACTCAATCGTCTCTCTGGCACGTTTGATATTCTCCATCGCTGACTTCTCAACGGTGCAGACATTTGCCTTCGATGTATTGATGATATCGGCAATCTGTTGTTGTGTCAGGCCTGACTTCCGGTAT
This window encodes:
- a CDS encoding Tfx family DNA-binding protein; the encoded protein is MKDGLLTDRQKEVLRYRKSGLTQQQIADIINTSKANVCTVEKSAMENIKRARETIEFFHSLDSRHLCTIGKGQDLLESVQQIFDEAEKIGIKVKYDTVQLMNRIRDEIPEKNRSRYVRNPIEVYIKDDGDLYFE